The Acanthopagrus latus isolate v.2019 chromosome 13, fAcaLat1.1, whole genome shotgun sequence genome contains a region encoding:
- the rars1 gene encoding arginine--tRNA ligase, cytoplasmic codes for MGDPVTEYTARLQQQEREIQSLSAEIESLKNPQNLNASARLEELREENNKLKYRLNILKRGLQEEMTHCSQAMLNINQRLQEVFGEAIRAACPELDNPPLVVAPNQQAKFGDYQCNSAMAMAQMLKTKGMKINPREIAEKIIQNLPDNELIQKTEIAGPGFINIHLKRQFVSKLLSNLLVNGVKPPPLASKKRVVVDFSSPNIAKEMHVGHLRSTIIGESMCRLFEFLGYDVLRLNHVGDWGTQFGMLIAHLQDKFPNYLSVSPPISDLQAFYKESKKRFDEDEDFKKRAYQCVVKLQSKEPDFIKGWNLICDVSRKEFQKIYDCLDITIIERGESYYQDMMTKVVKEFEDKGFVQLDEGRKIIFVPDHSVPLTVVKSDGGYTYDTSDLAALHNRLFDEKADIIIYVTDSGQAMHFQLFFAAAQMIGWYNPQVTRVEHAGFGVVLGEDKKKFKTRSGDTVRLMDLLEEGLKRSMDKLKEKERDKVLTPEELSKAQRSVAFGCIKYADLSHNRINDYVFSFDKMLDDRGNTAAYLLYAFTRIRSIARLANIDDATLRKAAETTEVLLDHDKEWKLGKCILRFPEILQKVLDDLLLHTLCDYLYELATTFTEFYDSCYCIEKDRQTGEVVKVNMWRMLLCDATALIMAKCFDILGINPVERM; via the exons ATGGGAGACCCAGTAACCGAGTACACagcccgactgcagcagcag gagCGGGAGATCCAGAGTCTCTCTGCTGAGATCGAGAGTCTGAAAAACCCTCAGAACCTGAACGCATCTGCACGTCTGGAGGAGCTGCgggaggaaaacaacaagctgaagtATCGCCTGAACATCCTGAAGAGG ggcctgcaggaggagatgaCTCACTGCAGTCAAGCCATGTTGAACATCAACCAGCGGCTCCAGGAGGTTTTCGGCGAGGCCATCCGGGCCGCGTGCCCCGAGCTGGACAACCCCCCGCTGGTCGTCGCGCCCAATCAGCAGGCCAAGTTCGGAGACTACCAGTGCAACAGTGCCATGGCCATGGCTCAG ATGCTGAAGACGAAGGGGATGAAAATCAACCCGAGGGAAATCGCAGAGAAGATCATCCAGAACCTTCCAGACAACGAGCTCATCCAGAAAACTGAAATCGCAGGACCAG GGTTCATCAACATCCACCTGAAGAGGCAGTTTGTCTCCAAACTGTTGAGCAACCTGCTGGTCAACGGAGTGAAGCCCCCACCTCTGGCCTCCAAGAAGAGG GTGGTGGTGGACTTCTCCTCCCCCAACATCGCCAAAGAGATGCACGTGGGCCACCTGCGCTCCACCATCATCGGGGAGAGCATGTGTCGACTCTTTGAGTTTCTGGGTTACGACGTCCTCAG GCTGAACCACGTTGGAGACTGGGGGACTCAGTTCGGGATGCTGATCGCTCACCTGCAGGATAAATTCCCAAACTACCTGTCCGTGTCGCCGCCCATCAGCGACCTGCAGGCCTTCTACAAA GAGTCGAAGAAGCGCTTCGACGAGGACGAGGACTTCAAGAAGCGGGCGTATCAGTGCGTCGTCAAGCTGCAGAGCAAAGAGCCCGACTTCATTAAAGGCTGGAACCTCATCTGTGATGTTTCCCGCAAAG AGTTTCAGAAGATTTACGACTGTCTGGACATCACGATCATCGAGAGAGGAGAGTCGTACTACCAGGACATGATGACGAAGGTGGTGAAGGAGTTTGAGGACAAAG gGTTCGTGCAGCTGGATGAGGGTCGTAAGATCATCTTCGTCCCGGATCATTCGGTGCCTCTCACCGTCGTCAAGTCCGACGGCGGCTACACCTACGACACGTCGGACCTGGCGGCCCTGCACAACCGACTGTTTGACGAGAAGGCTGACATCATCATCTACGTCACTGACAgtggacag GCCATGCACTTCCAGTTGTTTTTTGCAGCGGCTCAGATGATTGGATGGTACAACCCTCAGGTGACCCGGGTGGAGCACGCAGGCTTCGGGGTGGTGCTGGGAGAAGACAA GAAGAAGTTTAAGACTCGGTCTGGAGACACGGTGAGGCTGAtggacctgctggaggagggaCTGAAGAGGTCGATGGACAaactgaaggagaaggagagagacaag GTTCTGACCCCGGAGGAGCTCAGCAAGGCCCAGAGGTCGGTCGCTTTCGGCTGCATCAAATACGCCGACCTGTCCCACAACCGCATCAACGACTACGTCTTCTCCTTCGACAAGATGTTGGATGACCGGGGCAACACAGCGGCGTACCTCCTCTACGCCTTCACCCGCATCAG GTCCATCGCTCGCCTGGCGAACATCGACGACGCCACCCTGAGGAAAGCGGCAGAGACCACGGAGGTCCTCCTGGACCACGACAAGGAGTGGAAGTTGGGGAAGTGCATCCTGCGCTTCCCGGAGATCCTGCAGAAGGTCCTGGACGACCTGCTGCTCCACACGCTCTGCGACTACCTGTACGAGCTCGCCACCACCTTCACCGAGTTCTACGACAGCTGCTACTGCATCGAGAAGGACCGACAGACGG GTGAGGTGGTGAAGGTCAACATGTGGAGGATGCTGCTCTGCGACGCCACGGCGCTCATCATGGCCAAATGCTTCGACATCCTGGGCATCAACCCCGTCGAgaggatgtga